Proteins encoded together in one Deltaproteobacteria bacterium window:
- a CDS encoding AAA family ATPase: MNENINRTLAGVVKEASKSFKVVLLTGPRQVGKTTLLQDIQGHERSYVTLDDLQLPNGTGRDN, from the coding sequence ATGAATGAGAATATAAACCGCACGTTAGCCGGCGTAGTAAAAGAAGCAAGCAAGAGTTTTAAGGTTGTATTGCTTACTGGCCCGCGGCAGGTGGGGAAGACCACACTTTTACAAGACATTCAAGGACACGAGCGCTCATACGTGACCCTTGACGATCTCCAACTCCCTAACGGCACTGGGAGAGACAATTGA